gctcatagcaGTTCTATTATAATTCATAAATGGCTCCACACAGGGGgaaaaccctataaatgcatggaatgtagtAGGTCCTTTACATCAATCGGACTTACTGGCCATATCAGAATCCACAcaagggagaagccatataaatgcatggagtgtggaaagagctttgctcGGAGTGGTCAATTTAGTTCACATAacaagatccacacaggggaaaagccatataaatgcatggaatgtggaagggATTTTAGATGGAATAATGTTTTTACTTTGCATAAAAGATTCTCATGGGCAAAACCGTATAATTACATGGAGTATGTACTGCGGCTAAGTTAAAGAATCTGAAAGAGTACAGTGAATTTTGCTAATATAAATGATGCTATTCTATAAAGAACAATATGTACAAATAGAAACATATTTTCCACATCAAAGAAAAAAAGTACAGATAGTTACAATGATTTCTttattcaaataaattaatatatggtatctaatttttttttaattaggaaaCTGCTTCTGGCTTTTGTGTTTgtgatggaaaaataaaattttactttgtgctgattagatagatttgttaaaAATGGCTACCATAGTAtgtattattagaatagaatagaattttttattggccaagtgtgattggacacacaaggaatttgtcttggtgcatatgctctcagtgtacataaaagaaaagatacgctcatcaaggtacaacatttacaacacaattgatggtcaatatatcaatataattgtatattgtataaagGAGAAAAGTTCAGGTTGTAATATTTTCTACTGTACTAAGGGGTGAAGCATAATCAATGCAGGGATTGTGGAAAGACTTTTATTTATCATAGTCAACTGGCTTCCCATAAAATAATCCACACAAAGGAGAAGCCATATGAATGCAGAGAATGTGGTATGAACTTCAAGAAAAGCAGTTATGTTACTTCTCATAAAAGAATCCACACGGGGGAAAAACcctatcaatgcatggagtgtgggaagagctttAGGTCAAGTCATCAACGTACTTCACATAACTGGATCCATACCGgtcagaagccatataaatgcatggaatgtggaaagacctttgcttggAACAGTTCTCTTACTttacataaaaggatccacacaggggagaagccatatacatGCATGGAGCGTGGGAAGACTTTTGCTCGGAACAGTCAACTAACTTTGCATAAGATgaaccacacaggggagaaaccatataaatgcatggaatgtggaaaaggCTTTAAGTCAAACGGTGATCTTAATTTCCATAAAAAGATCCACTCAGGGGAGACACCATATAAATGCACAGACTGTGGAAAGGGTTTCTGTGAAAATGCAtcccttataaaacataaaaggatcacacaggggaaaagccatataaatgcatggagtgtggaaagacctttgctcagaagAGTTATCTATTTTCCCATAATAAGATACACACACAGGAAAAATCATATaagtgcatggaatgtggaagatGCTTTATGTCAAATGGTGGTCTTCagacccataaaaggatccacacaggggagaaaccatatagatGCATTGAATGCGGAAGGGTCTTTACATCACATAGTCATTTTAAGATCCataaaatgatccacacaggggagaaaccacataaatgcatggaatgtgaaaGGGGTTTCATGTCACAAAAATCTCTTGGGAACCATGAAAGAATCCACCTAGGGACAAAGCCATATAAATGCTTGGAGTGTGAAAATACTTTTTCTCGGAGAAATACTCTTACTTTCCATAAGAGGATCCATTCAGGGGAGAAaccttataaatgcatggagtgtggaaagagctttgctcAGAGGAATCAACTTACTTGCCATaacaggattcacacaggagagaaaccatataaatgcatagaCTGTGGAAAGAACTTTGCTCAGAGAAGCACTCTTACTTTCCATagtaggatccacacaggggagaaaccatttaaatgcatggagtgtggaaagagctttgctcAGAGGAGTCAACTTACTTGCCATaacaggatccacacaggagagaaaccatatacatGCAAAGTGTGTGGAAAGAACTTTGCTCGGAGCCATCAACTTAGTCGCCATAAAAAAATCCACACAGTGGAAAAACCGTACAAATGCATGGCATGTTGAAAAGGCTTTACTGAAAATGATGATCTTACTTTCCACAAGAAGATCATCAAATTCCAAATTGGCCGAATATTGATCACATTGTTCTAGAAGGCCATAACTTTCAGATGCAGTTGAAATTCTACTTTGGGAGAAGTGCCTTTAATTTGAACAGatattaaataaatgtttttaattgagCAGAACCTGTACTTCAGAAAAGTGGCACAGTTGTTCTTGATCAAACACACAGAAAGAATGGAAGTTGCCtctggaatgtgtgtgtgtatacacacatatatacacacatatatacatatatactgtgcattcagaaagtattcagatcccttcacttttgtcatgctgcaacctgattctacagttgttgtaattcatttttttcctcattaatctacATTCAGTGTCTATTATACTTTCTGAaagcactgtgtgtgtgtgtaataaaatTGGACTTGAAGAAGTTATAACCTTATTTAGTCAAAGGCCTCTCGTTA
This genomic window from Ahaetulla prasina isolate Xishuangbanna chromosome 2, ASM2864084v1, whole genome shotgun sequence contains:
- the LOC131189491 gene encoding zinc finger protein 160-like → MNFKKSSYVTSHKRIHTGEKPYQCMECGKSFRSSHQRTSHNWIHTGQKPYKCMECGKTFAWNSSLTLHKRIHTGEKPYTCMERGKTFARNSQLTLHKMNHTGEKPYKCMECGKGFKSNGDLNFHKKIHSGETPYKCTDCGKGFWTKPYKCLECENTFSRRNTLTFHKRIHSGEKPYKCMECGKSFAQRNQLTCHNRIHTGEKPYKCIDCGKNFAQRSTLTFHRGKPYKCMECSRSFTSVGLTGHIRIHTREKPYKCMECGKSFARSASLSHCAESSRGRPLPREENPQALPHWSTGGRTSQLAFQRRRGITNSCRSRTPHSPVLTLVAPQEAERLRGKSGGSGGEAELQRSRKRTGDASKAAGIRGSFPGSCPVKSPSGGEEGRSCGGPPGEKPGEA